In the Syntrophorhabdaceae bacterium genome, one interval contains:
- a CDS encoding aspartate-semialdehyde dehydrogenase produces MKEYNVAVVGATGAVGNEMVETLEQRKFPVKKLTLLASSRSAGKTMSYKGKAVVVEELKEDSFKDIQIGLFSAGGSISEKFAPIAAAAGCVVVDNTNAWRMDPDVPLVVPEVNEHAIKDYTKKGIIANPNCSTIQMVVALKPLHDAAKIKRIVVSTYQAVSGTGKKAIHELEQQVLSIYNNKPMEKKVYPYQIAFNCLPQIDVFLDNGYTKEEMKMVRETKKIMEDEGIQVTATTVRVPVFYSHSESINVEFETDLTPEEARKILKKAPGVKVVDDPAKKLYPMAINAAGKDETFVGRIRRDESVPHGLNLWVVADNIRKGAALNAVQIAEILIRKYI; encoded by the coding sequence ATGAAAGAGTACAATGTAGCGGTGGTGGGCGCCACGGGAGCCGTGGGAAACGAAATGGTGGAGACCCTGGAACAGAGGAAGTTCCCGGTGAAGAAACTGACGCTCCTCGCGTCTTCCCGAAGCGCGGGCAAGACGATGAGTTATAAGGGTAAGGCAGTGGTGGTCGAGGAGCTGAAGGAGGATTCATTCAAGGATATCCAGATCGGCCTTTTCTCCGCGGGCGGATCGATCAGTGAGAAATTCGCACCCATCGCGGCGGCAGCCGGATGCGTGGTCGTCGACAACACGAACGCATGGCGGATGGACCCGGACGTTCCGCTGGTGGTGCCCGAGGTCAACGAGCACGCAATCAAAGACTATACGAAGAAGGGGATTATCGCCAACCCGAACTGCTCGACCATCCAGATGGTGGTTGCCCTGAAGCCGCTCCATGATGCGGCAAAAATAAAGAGAATTGTCGTATCCACCTATCAGGCCGTATCAGGCACGGGCAAAAAGGCCATACACGAGCTGGAGCAGCAGGTGCTCTCCATTTACAATAACAAACCCATGGAAAAAAAGGTATATCCTTACCAGATCGCGTTCAATTGTCTTCCTCAGATAGACGTCTTCCTTGACAACGGCTATACGAAAGAAGAGATGAAAATGGTAAGAGAAACGAAGAAGATCATGGAGGACGAGGGTATCCAGGTGACGGCCACGACCGTGAGGGTGCCTGTGTTCTACAGCCATTCCGAATCGATAAATGTCGAGTTCGAGACCGACCTTACTCCGGAGGAGGCAAGAAAAATCCTCAAGAAAGCCCCGGGCGTAAAGGTGGTTGACGATCCGGCAAAGAAGCTTTATCCCATGGCCATTAATGCAGCGGGAAAAGACGAGACTTTCGTGGGAAGGATAAGAAGGGACGAATCGGTTCCCCATGGACTCAACCTGTGGGTGGTGGCGGACAACATCAGGAAAGGGGCTGCCCTCAATGCGGTCCAGATTGCCGAAATCCTGATAAGGAAATATATTTGA
- a CDS encoding TMEM165/GDT1 family protein gives MTAYVASLLFVVLAEMGDKTQLLAMAFATRYRWQTVMWGVFAATLVNHLLAVLLGHYMTNIVPLHYVQIAAAASFILFGLWTLRGDTLDNEDRRFNFSPFWTVAVAFFFAEMGDKTQLATVALATKYSSIIPIWLGTTSGMLVADAIGIIVGIVLGKKIPERAIKWFAAVVFIIFGILGLYEALPKSIWSPGIVIGGGILLLLLIYGVSRIGGGRKEASSD, from the coding sequence ATGACGGCTTATGTTGCATCTCTTCTTTTTGTGGTTCTCGCCGAGATGGGAGACAAGACACAGCTTCTCGCCATGGCCTTCGCCACGAGGTATCGATGGCAGACGGTCATGTGGGGGGTTTTCGCGGCCACCCTGGTGAACCACCTGCTCGCCGTGTTGCTGGGCCACTATATGACGAATATCGTGCCCCTCCATTACGTGCAGATCGCCGCCGCCGCATCATTTATCCTTTTCGGCCTCTGGACCCTGCGGGGCGATACCCTCGACAATGAGGACAGGCGGTTCAATTTCAGCCCCTTCTGGACCGTGGCGGTCGCCTTCTTTTTCGCCGAGATGGGAGACAAGACACAGCTCGCCACCGTTGCCCTCGCGACAAAATATTCGAGTATCATTCCTATATGGCTCGGCACCACATCCGGCATGCTGGTGGCCGACGCGATCGGCATCATAGTCGGGATCGTGCTGGGGAAGAAGATACCTGAAAGGGCGATCAAATGGTTCGCTGCAGTGGTCTTTATAATTTTTGGAATTCTCGGTCTCTATGAGGCATTGCCGAAAAGCATATGGAGTCCCGGAATCGTGATAGGAGGCGGGATTCTCCTTCTGCTCCTCATCTACGGAGTGAGCCGCATAGGGGGAGGCAGGAAAGAAGCAAGCAGCGACTAG